A single window of Pseudophryne corroboree isolate aPseCor3 chromosome 5, aPseCor3.hap2, whole genome shotgun sequence DNA harbors:
- the LOC134927123 gene encoding mucin-2-like → MKWQEGMALCALLLVSLILYDLAPAWAQTASADAAGDPYHTQSPVLFNVLHGENFSIMLNARQKTSTPPSLTTHSDGTTQDTMRNQDSATAILTTTHQLTASLSGASNSHSVELPSMTVENATANEGGTSTTCVTGESGTGVPLTTSRNTTNGPSPIGENSTSTPTNKNKYSTDTPTVTSGSTAGMSSSAGATSTRTLSSTMTHSTVPATSNKPFASLRTSGDAVVNPRTVKRTAPVRKAAGRVSLSVKIQSSDTKEEAIRKFSQKVCDLILNTLQLEDVGLTLGPDRIQIMCLDADV, encoded by the exons ATTTAGCGCCAGCGTGGGCACAGACGGCCTCCGCAGATGCCGCTGGAGACCCCTACCACACCCAGTCACCCGTCCTGTTTAATGTTCTGCATGGAGAGAATTTCTCTATAATGCTGAATGCCAGGCAGAAAACCAGCACACCACCGTCTCTCACCACCCACAGTGACGGCACCACACAAGACACGATGAGAAACCAGGACAGTGCCACGGCGATACTCACCACTACGCATCAGCTCACTGCGTCACTATCAGGTGCAAGTAACAGTCACTCCGTTGAATTACCTTCTATGACTGTAGAAAACGCTACGGCAAATGAGGGTGGCACCAGTACAACGTGTGTTACAGGCGAGAGCGGAACCGGCGTTCCCCTGACTACAAGTAGGAACACCACCAATGGACCATCACCTATAGGAGAGAACAGCACCAGCACTCCAACTAATAAAAACAAGTACAGCACTGATACACCGACAGTGACAAGTGGAAGCACCGCCGGCATGTCATCTTCTGCAGGTGCCACCAGCACCAGAACGTTATCCAGTACAATGACACACAGCACGGTGCCCGCCACCTCCAATAAGCCATTTGCCAGCCTGAGAACTTCAGGGGATGCTGTTGTGAACCCAAGAACCGTGAAGAGGACAGCGCCTGTGCGTAAAGCGGCTG GCAGAGTTTCGCTGAGTGTGAAAATCCAGAGcagcgacactaaggaagaagccatCAGAAAGTTCTCACAAAAG GTCTGTGACCTAATTCTTAATACCCTACAACTTGAAGATGTCGGACTGACCTTGGGACCGGACAGGATACAGATAATGTGTTTGGATGCTGATGTCTAA